From one Solanum stenotomum isolate F172 chromosome 12, ASM1918654v1, whole genome shotgun sequence genomic stretch:
- the LOC125846336 gene encoding dihydroflavonol 4-reductase, translating to MASEVHAVVDAYSPPKTPTVCVTGAAGFIGSWLVMRLLERGYNVHATVRDPENQKKAKHLLELPKADTNLTLWKADLAVEGSFDEAIQGCQGVFHVATPMDFESKDPENEVIKPTVRGMLSIIESCAKAKTVKRLVFTSSAGTLDVQEDQKLFYDETSWSDLDFIYAKKMTGWMYFVSKILAEKAAMEEAKKNNINFISIIPPLVVGPFITPTFPPSLITALSLITGNEAHYGIIKQGQYVHLDDLCEAHIFLYEHPKAEGRFICSSHHAIIYDVAKMVRQKWPEYYVPTEFKGIDKDLPIVSFSSKKLMDMGFQFKYTLEDMYKGAIETCRQKQLLPFSTRSTADNGKDKEAIPISTENYSSGKENAPVANCTGKFTNGEI from the exons ATGGCAAGTGAAGTTCATGCAGTTGTTGATGCCTATTCTCCTCCGAAGACGCCAACGGTTTGCGTCACAGGAGCAGCTGGATTTATCGGCTCTTGGCTTGTCATGAGACTCCTTGAACGCGGTTATAATGTCCATGCTACTGTTCGTGATCCTG AGAACCAGAAGAAGGCGAAACATCTCTTGGAATTGCCAAAAGCTGATACAAACTTAACGCTGTGGAAAGCAGACTTGGCAGTGGAAGGAAGCTTTGATGAAGCCATTCAAGGTTGTCAAGGAGTATTTCATGTGGCTACACCGATGGATTTCGAGTCCAAGGATCCAGAG AACGAAGTAATTAAACCAACAGTCAGGGGAATGTTAAGTATCATAGAATCATGTGCTAAAGCTAAAACAGTGAAGAGGCTGGTTTTCACTTCATCTGCTGGAACTCTTGATGTCCAAGAGGACCAAAAACTCTTCTATGACGAGACCAGCTGGAGCGATTTGGACTTCATATATGCTAAGAAGATGACAGGATGG ATGTATTTTGTTTCCAAGATACTGGCAGAGAAGGCTGCAATGGAAGAAGCTAAAAAGAACAACATTAATTTCATTAGCATCATACCACCACTGGTTGTTGGTCCATTCATCACACCTACGTTCCCACCTAGCTTAATCACTGCCCTTTCACTAATTACCG GGAATGAAGCTCACTACGGCATCATTAAACAAGGTCAATATGTGCATTTGGATGATCTTTGTGAGGCTCATATATTCCTGTATGAGCACCCCAAGGCAGAGGGAAGATTCATTTGCTCGTCCCATCATGCTATCATCTACGATGTGGCTAAGATGGTGCGACAGAAATGGCCAGAGTACTATGTTCCTACTGA GTTTAAGGGTATCGATAAGGACTTGCCCATAGTGTCTTTTTCATCAAAGAAGCTTATGGACATGGGGTTTCAATTCAAATACACTTTGGAGGATATGTATAAAGGGGCCATTGAGACTTGCCGACAGAAGCAGTTGCTTCCCTTTTCTACCCGAAGCACTGCAGACAATGGAAAAGACAAAGAAGCAATTCCCATTTCTACTGAAAACTATTCAAGTGGCAAGGAGAATGCACCAGTTGCCAATTGTACAGGAAAGTTTACCAATGGTGAAATCTAG
- the LOC125846335 gene encoding auxilin-like protein 1 has translation MENLSHSFAKKSYHGSGFITTPSKSVYDDVFGGPPKFGVPTLAPRYEDYTEIFGGFHSSRASSIPILDLPLLEEDDDRLSFDVQTSHFDYSEIFGGFPVFDFALSYEDLVRQSTSGYDSSDEGWSPVQSETLSNESDPSAFSERSQSSSSADVHHSSDDTKQFNISYHKTFQRSEGVMSNGMTHVAHLHAVPGYTYMVSGSQASQNTEDEEPPGQANLDLNYNVDFSGPVLEDKQYKRSTPRKMSSSYIMHGSDSKHPEKCSEASCTPVKPFLTVSDISLRTRPSGLPPPSRPPPAKKGNSDRLNSRLKASNSCAFERKQGDSSQPYFDMEVYASSSAAASSAAIKDAMEKAQAKLRSAKELMERKKKDLKCYAELHLEKCILEERPSKTFDKDDVEQSMCVGRMEEVFKNNDVISGNIKYGEHFKSTGKHEENEQDRPNMSSQQPYKAEGRVAWREGAEFFEVVETYPSCGSPEEVKIESGLLHNMESHEHRQSEAATDRFDHLETCKNVAAKEVRDCIEESEENMGKGSYQLANTHQRSKEEDLCGQLEHKETLKSEENSSDVSMSEKHVKVQQEGTSEKLSSSSHKSVEYIRGSGQNVSECKATVKLSGGRRKLNDQKSINTDSRHIDIELMAESEIEECEGGLWDVVDETGNGQRVNEILKQETKKQLDAVSEREEGAIYWEENAKKPNEDFKSEKNDEKSEVACKQEKNERDNKVSSKMDPIDQDAKGAFEWEQEDNQFRVALERKEHEGEQNDAEEGEETEGRLNDAEEGEETEGRLNVACEGEDDDMEMTEVLEQQENKRESPLTSRLEFENISEKAGEIEETEQTIVCDVKWDELREQTEDSAPIEMVGSVLKQNSNVEVRKDATAIDWAGQPIYETLLVNKMSKKTEEDVGKLEATQSALSCEENERLETELQTCEKESELGLTNLLPKDGCNSVCKRQDLLEHGKDPIRRADAIGSTSSNEHLTNPSGAGIYIDKASDRLKKTASEMGNHPDQRNGKPLECLAVNTNGFQSGSNQEVSEEKFTANNHSNHRNGTNAEGPRVNTKVVQSGTKQEVMEEKFTSQNIAREWATNAKKIGDALAAVLEDVEILSSTDQRAATGSSQKKERNSNKIITPEAQKTDERLKKEREIEEEYMRKLEEEREREREREKDRMSVTREALERSYLEARGRVERAAMEKSATEIRQRAMAEARERLEKVSAEARERSSAEQAATDARLKAERAAVERATAEARQRAFEKTMAEKAIQESCDRVERSSSEKFSAYSRSTEMRQSSSSEQHAHQSTETSKLRYSYSSAHAGIEGESPQRCKARLERYRRTSERAAKALAEKNMRDFQAQREQAERNRLAETLDAEVKRWSSGKEGNLRALLSTLQYILGPNSGWQPIPLTEVITSAAVKKAYRKATLCVHPDKLQQRGASIHQKYICEKVFDLLKEAWNRFNSEER, from the exons ATGGAAAATCTGTCACATTCATTTGCTAAAAAGAGTTACCATGGAAGTGGGTTCATTACAACACCAAGTAAGTCTGTATACGACGACGTTTTTGGTGGTCCGCCCAAGTTCGGAGTGCCAACATTAGCTCCTCGTTATGAGGATTATACTGAGATTTTTGGAGGTTTTCACTCTTCCCGAGCTTCCTCTATTCCCATTTTGGATCTTCCGCTTCTTGAGGAAGACGATGATCGGTTGTCCTTCGATGTTCAGACTTCTCATTTTGACTACTCTGAAATTTTTGGAGGTTTTCCTGTTTTTGATTTTGCCCTTTCTTACGAGGATTTGGTTCGGCAGTCTACCTCTGGCTATGATTCTTCGGACGAGGGCTG GAGTCCAGTTCAAAGTGAGACCCTGTCAAATGAGTCAGATCCTTCGGCTTTTTCTGAAAGGAGTCAGAGCTCTTCTAGTGCTGATGTTCATCATTCATCTGACGACACCAAGCAGTTCAACATTTCATATCACAAGACTTTCCAGAGGAGCGAAGGAGTTATGTCGAATGGCATGACACATGTTGCTCATCTGCATGCTGTTCCTGGATATACTTACATGGTCAGTGGAAGTCAGGCTTCTCAAAATACTGAAGATGAGGAGCCACCTGGACAGGCAAACCTTGATCTCAACTACAATGTGGACTTCAGTGGACCAGTTTTAGAAGACAAGCAATACAAAAGAAGCACGCCACGTAAAATGAGCAGCAGCTATATCATGCATGGAAGTGATTCAAAACATCCAGAGAAATGTAGTGAGGCTAGTTGTACTCCAGTTAAGCCATTCTTAACTGTGTCAGATATCAGCCTAAGAACTAGACCATCAGGGTTGCCTCCACCATCAAGACCGCCACCTGCCAAGAAAGGGAACTCTGATAGACTTAATTCAAGACTCAAAGCTTCTAACAGTTGTGCATTTGAGCGAAAACAAGGTGATAGTTCACAGCCTTACTTTGACATGGAAGTATATGCAAGTTCATCTGCAGCAGCATCCTCTGCAGCTATAAAAGATGCAATGGAGAAGGCTCAAGCAAAGCTCAGAAGTGCAAAAGAGCTAATGGAGAGGAAGAAAAAAGATCTAAAATGTTATGCAGAACTCCATTTGGAGAAGTGTATTTTGGAGGAAAGACCAAGTAAGACATTTGACAAAGATGACGTGGAACAAAGCATGTGTGTTGGAAGAATGGAAGAAGTCTTTAAGAACAATGATGTTATTTCTGGTAATATTAAATATGGAGAACATTTCAAATCTACTGGAAAACATGAAGAAAATGAGCAGGATAGGCCGAATATGTCATCTCAACAACCATATAAAGCTGAAGGAAGAGTTGCATGGAGGGAAGGTGCGGAATTTTTTGAAGTTGTTGAAACTTACCCATCTTGTGGGTCTCCTGAGGAAGTCAAGATTGAATCTGGTTTGCTGCATAATATGGAGTCACATGAACACAGACAATCCGAAGCAGCCACTGACAGATTTGACCATCTAGAAACTTGCAAAAATGTTGCAGCAAAGGAGGTTCGGGACTGCATAGAGGAAAGTGAAGaaaacatgggtaaagggtccTACCAATTGGCCAATACGCATCAAAGGtcaaaagaagaagatttgTGTGGTCAATTGGAGCATAAGGAGACATTAAAATCAGAAGAAAACTCATCGGATGTTAGTATGAGTGAGAAACATGTTAAAGTCCAGCAAGAGGGAACAAGTGAGAAGCTAAGTAGCAGTTCTCACAAAAGTGTAGAGTACATCAGAGGAAGTGGCCAGAATGTGAGTGAATGTAAGGCTACTGTGAAACTAAGTGGTGGAAGGAGAAAATTAAATGATCAAAAGAGTATAAATACTGATTCTAGACATATCGATATAGAGCTGATGGCAGAATCTGAGATTGAAGAATGTGAAGGAGGACTTTGGGATGTTGTTGATGAAACAGGAAATGGACAGAGAGTAAATGAGATACTCAAGCAGGAAACGAAGAAGCAACTCGATGCAGTTTCTGAAAGAGAAGAAGGCGCTATTTATTGGGAGGAGAATGCAAAGAAACCAAACGAGGATTTTAAATCAGAAAAGAACGATGAGAAGTCAGAGGTAGCTTGCAAACAAGAGAAGAATGAGAGGGACAACAAGGTGAGTTCCAAGATGGACCCAATAGATCAGGATGCAAAAGGTGCTTTTGAGTGGGAGCAGGAGGACAACCAATTTAGAGTGGCTCTCGAGAGAAAAGAGCATGAAGGAGAACAAAATGATGctgaagaaggagaagaaactGAGGGAAGACTGAATGATGctgaagaaggagaagaaactGAGGGAAGACTGAATGTTGCTTGTGAAGGAGAAGATGATGATATGGAAATGACTGAGGTTTTGGAGCAGCAAGAAAATAAGAGAGAATCCCCTTTGACTTCCAGATTAGAATTTGAGAACATATCTGAAAAGGCCGGTGAGATTGAAGAAACTGAGCAAACAATTGTTTGTGATGTTAAGTGGGATGAATTGCGCGAACAGACCGAAGATAGCGCCCCAATTGAAATGGTTGGGTCTGTTTTGAAGCAGAACTCTAATGTTGAAGTTCGCAAGGATGCTACGGCGATTGATTGGGCTGGCCAACCAATCTATGAGACTCTACTTGTGAACAAAATGTCCAAGAAGACGGAGGAAGATGTCGGAAAGCTGGAAGCAACTCAATCAGCCCTTTCCTGCGAAGAAAATGAGAGATTAGAAACTGAGTTGCAAACTTGTGAAAAAGAATCAGAACTTGGACTGACCAATCTGCTGCCTAAAGATGGATGCAACTCTGTTTGCAAGAGACAAGATCTCTTGGAGCATGGGAAAGACCCAATTAGAAGAGCAGATGCAATAGGGTCTACTTCTTCGAATGAGCATTTGACCAATCCAAGTGGAGCTGGTATCTACATAGATAAAGCATCGGATAGACTGAAGAAGACAGCCTCTGAAATGGGAAACCATCCTGATCAAAGAAATGGAAAACCTCTTGAATGTCTGGCAGTGAATACCAATGGATTTCAGTCTGGCAGTAACCAGGAAGTTTCAGAGGAAAAGTTTACAGCTAATAATCACTCTAACCATAGAAATGGAACAAATGCTGAAGGGCCAAGAGTGAACACCAAGGTTGTTCAGTCTGGAACTAAGCAGGAAGTTATGGAAGAAAAGTTTACATCTCAAAACATTGCCAGGGAATGGGCCACAAATGCAAAGAAAATTGGAGATGCTTTGGCTGCTGTGCTAGAGGATGTTGAAATCCTGTCAAGTACAGACCAGAGAGCCGCAACTGGAAGTTCccagaagaaagagagaaattcaaataaaatcattacTCCTGAGGCCCAAAAAACGGATGAGCGactgaaaaaagaaagagaaatagaGGAAGAATATATGAgaaagttagaagaagagagGGAAAGAGAAAGGGAAAGAGAAAAGGATCGGATGTCTGTAACTCGTGAAGCTCTGGAAAGGTCATATCTTGAAGCCCGTGGGAGAGTAGAAAGAGCTGCCATGGAGAAATCTGCAACTGAAATACGTCAAAGAGCTATGGCGGAGGCCCGAGAAAGATTAGAGAAAGTATCTGCAGAGGCTAGAGAGAGATCTTCAGCAGAGCAGGCAGCTACGGACGCTAGGCTCAAGGCGGAGCGGGCTGCAGTAGAAAGAGCAACTGCAGAGGCTCGACAACGAGCTTTTGAGAAAACAATGGCTGAGAAGGCTATCCAGGAATCATGTGACCGAGTGGAAAGATCATCTTCTGAAAAGTTTTCTGCTTATTCTAGGAGCACAGAAATGAGACAGAGCTCTTCTTCT GAACAACATGCACATCAGAGCACAGAAACCTCGAAATTGAGATATTCATATTCTTCAGCTCATGCTG GCATTGAAGGTGAATCACCTCAAAGATGTAAAGCGCGGTTGGAGAGGTATCGCAGAACATCAGAGCGTGCA GCCAAGGCCCTAGCAGAAAAAAATATGCGTGATTTTCAAGCTCAGAGAGAGCAAGCAGAGAGAAAT AGATTGGCTGAAACTCTGGATGCTGAAGTGAAAAGATGGTCAAGCGGGAAAGAAGGCAATCTACGTGCATTGCTTTCAACGTTGCAATAT ATTCTTGGGCCTAATAGCGGTTGGCAGCCAATTCCACTGACAGAAGTTATAACTTCTGCAGCGGTGAAGAAAGCTTATAGGAAAGCTACACTTTGTGTGCATCCAGACAAATTACAACAGCGAGGTGCTAGTATTCATCAGAAGTATATATGCGAGAAAGTCTTTGATCTTTTAAAG GAAGCATGGAACAGATTCAACTCTGAGGAGAGGTAG
- the LOC125848715 gene encoding gamma carbonic anhydrase 1, mitochondrial-like, whose protein sequence is MGSAMKAIYTVGFWIRETGQALDRLGCRLQGNYYFQEHLSRHRTLMNLFDKVPVVEKDAFVAPSASIIGDVHIGRSASIWYGCVLRGDVNSVSIGAGTNVQDNSLIHVAKSNISGKVLPTIIGKNVTIGHSAVLHGCTVEDEAFIGMGATVLDGAVVEKNAMVAAGAHVRQNTRIPFGEVWGGNPARFLRKLTEEEIAFISESAANYSNLAQVHAAENAIELDKIEFEKVLRKKLARKDDEYDSMLGVGETPPELVLPDSSLPDKAPKAS, encoded by the exons ATGGGTTCGGCGATGAAAGCAATCTACACCGTTGGATTCTGGATCCGGGAGACAGGCCAAGCCCTTGATCGGTTGGGCTGCCGCCTCCAGGGAAACTATTACTTCCAAGAACACC TGTCGAGGCATAGAACTTTGATGAACCTGTTTGACAAAGTACCAGTTGTTGAGAAAGATGCATTTGTGGCCCCAAGTGCCTCTATAATTGGTGATGTTCACATTGGTCGTAGTGCCTCTATTTGGTATGGGTGTGTTCTGCGAG GTGATGTGAACAGTGTCAGCATTGGAGCCGGAACCAATGTCCAGGACAATTCTCTAATCCATGTAGCTAAGTCGAATATCAGTGGAAAGGTTTTGCCTACGATAATTGGCAAAAATGTTACCATAG GTCATAGCGCTGTGTTACATGGATGTACTGTTGAAGACGAGGCATTTATTGGTATGGGTGCAACTGTGCTTGATGGGGCTGTTGTGGAGAAAAATGCTATGGTTGCTGCTGGTGCCCATGTAAGACAGAACACAAGGATTCCATTCGGAGAG GTCTGGGGAGGAAATCCAGCGAGGTTCTTGAGGAAGCTCACAGAAGAAGAAATAGCGTTCATCTCAGAGTCAGCCGCAAACTATTCTAATTTAGCACAGGTTCATGCAGCTGAAAATGCAATAGAGTTGGATAAGATTGAATTTGAGAAGGTGCTGCGGAAGAAATTAGCGCGCAAGGATGATGAGTATGACTCTATGTTGGGTGTTGGTGAAACACCTCCAGAGCTTGTCCTGCCTGATAGTAGCCTACCAGACAAGGCACCAAAGGCCTCCTAA
- the LOC125848971 gene encoding soluble inorganic pyrophosphatase 4-like, whose amino-acid sequence MAENSGKGIGRNSGTSRVALNERILSSMSRRSIAAHPWHDLEIGPGAPSIFNCVVEIGKGSKVKYELDKASGLIKVDRILYSSVVYPHNYGFIPRTLCEDSDPMDVLVLMQEPVLPSTFLRARAIGLMPMIDQGEKDDKIIAVCADDPEFRHYTDIKELPPHRLAEIRRFFEDYKKNENKSVAVEDFLPAEAAVDAIKYSMDLYASYIVESLRK is encoded by the exons ATGGCTGAAAATAGTGGAAAAGGGATCGGAAGAAACTCAGGAACCTCTCGTGTTGCGCTTAATGAAAGAATTCTCTCCTCAATGTCACGAAGATCTATTGCTGCTCATCCGTGGCATGACCTAGAGATTG GGCCAGGTGCACCTTCAATTTTCAACTGT GTGGTTGAAATAGGCAAAGGCAGCAAAGTCAAGTATGAGCTTGACAAAGCAAGTGGCCTTATAAAG GTTGACCGAATACTGTACTCATCAGTTGTTTATCCACATAACTATGGTTTCATCCCAAGAACCCTTTGTGAAGACAGTGATCCAATGGACGTCTTGGTACTGATGCAG GAACCTGTGTTACCAAGTACCTTTCTCCGTGCTCGTGCAATTGGATTGATGCCTATGATTGATCAG GGTGAGAAAGATGACAAGATAATAGCAGTGTGTGCAGATGATCCTGAGTTTCGCCACTACACAGACATCAAGGAGCTCCCTCCTCATCGACTTGCTGAAATCCGGCGCTTTTTTGAAGACT ATAAAAAGAATGAGAACAAGTCAGTTGCAGTTGAGGACTTTCTGCCTGCTGAAGCAGCTGTAGATGCCATCAAGTATTCCAT GGACCTGTATGCTTCATACATTGTGGAAAGTTTGAGGAAGTGA
- the LOC125847444 gene encoding uncharacterized protein LOC125847444, translating to MEGASTYNRALQLKLSSTMRQRRSGYEPSDTETDWTLEKSPHREANGKNEKEIDLEEHEPEEPNVAFERAKDNSSFNLSWRTNVPSSARWRSTKSPYKLRRDIEDGESPSSPKALPRSVSTFSRRPDHSHRNVSPFQKSENRRHISPYKYAGDDHDRLFADSNRKQNQSQGNNNVHSRLGEKSNFNRRYASAPRPDRQYKFDASKERRKANNKTQTQLPVRRLSRKERETPNKHGPMGGELNEMIAEAKISGSATGANHMFESTETVSPGDIFFSRDYEALNMQKITERKFDKKPQVLTDRNVESVKTPGNFNQSGRGNLSSNTQRTISTNTFVSRQSSNLSDTSGRTTKSMKKFTANRQKSQSEPWFSCLKKGTCRTSRRESPEKGRPIDEDLVIAKASVVQSLRPFWADKHQPDSLEGFTCHKQEALLLKDLVSSSEILPQIIFKGPPGSGRRTLTMAFLREIYGDAICNETRPVQVVVPVSSSPHHIEINVQLEPNARYVIMALVKQITSEYALTPEISRVNKKADYKVIVLYDVDKATENIQHLVKWIMDCYSDACKLILCCEDDVAILDSVKSRSKVFEVAAPVTHEIMEVLIQIARKEDFELPMGFAAKIAAKSKQNLRRAIMALEACKAHNYPFAEDQPISIGWEEVVTEVAAEILADPNQTRLFSVRRKFQKLLVEFVHPKLILLKLVEEFIKRVDAGIRREIHYWHAYYEKRLPLGTTALLKLEEFVAKFMSIYRKNLSTRQQFL from the exons ATGGAGGGAGCTTCAACATATAACAGAGCTTTACAACTGAAACTCTCGTCGACCATGAGGCAAAGAAGAAGTGGTTATGAGCCATCAGATACGGAGACAGACTGGACATTGGAGAAGAGTCCACACAGGGAAGCAAacggaaagaatgaaaaagaaatagatcTTGAAGAACATGAACCGGAAGAGCCCAACGTAGCATTTGAGAGAGCAAAGGACAATAGTTCTTTTAATTTAAGCTGGAGGACTAATGTTCCAAGTTCTGCTCGATGGAGAAGTACTAAGTCTCCTTATAAGCTTCGCAGAGACATCGAAGATGGTGAATCTCCTTCTTCTCCAAAGGCTTTACCAAGAAGTGTTAGCACATTTTCACGCAGGCCTGATCATTCTCATAGAAATGTTAGTCCTTTTCAAAAATCTGAGAACCGTAGACACATATCTCCATATAAATATGCTGGTGATGATCATGACAGGCTTTTTGCTGATTCAAATAGGAAGCAAAATCAATCACAAGGTAATAATAATGTTCATAGTAGACTAGGGGAGAAGTCAAATTTTAATCGCAGGTACGCTTCTGCTCCTAGACCTGACAGACAATACAAGTTTGATGCTTCCAAGGAGAGAAGGAAAGCAAATAATAAGACGCAGACGCAGTTGCCAGTTAGAAGATTGTCGcggaaagaaagggaaactcCGAATAAGCATGGACCCATGGGAGgtgaacttaatgaaatgattgcCGAAGCAAAGATATCTGGAAGCGCTACTGGTGCTAATCATATGTTTGAAAGCACAGAAACTGTTTCACCTGgtgatattttcttttctcgGGACTATGAAGCTTTGAACATGCAGAAGATTACTGAAAGGAAATTCGATAAAAAGCCTCAGGTACTGACTGATAGAAATGTTGAATCAGTGAAAACGCCTGGTAATTTCAATCAGAGTGGAAGAGGAAATTTATCCAGTAATACTCAAAGAACTATAAGCACAAACACTTTTGTAAGTAGACAGAGCAGTAATTTGAGTGATACTAGTGGAAGGACGACCAAAAGTATGAAAAAGTTCACCGCGAACAGGCAAAAGAGTCAATCAGAACCATGGTTTTCTTGTCTCAAGAAAGGAACATGCAGAACCTCAAGAAGAGAATCTCCAGAAAAAGGGCGTCCGATTGATGAAGATTTAGTAATTGCTAAGGCATCTGTAGTTCAAAGCTTGAGACCCTTCTGGGCTGATAAGCATCAACCTGATTCACTAGAGGGATTTACTTGCCACAAGCAAGAAGCTTTACTACTTAAAGACCTG GTTTCTTCAAGTGAAATCCTTCCACAGATCATATTCAAGGGTCCTCCTGGTTCTGGAAGGAGAACACTCACGATGGCTTTTTTGCGTGAAATCTATGGAGATGCAATCTGCAAT GAAACAAGGCCAGTGCAAGTTGTTGTACCAGTAAGCTCAAGTCCTCACCATATCGAGATCAACGTTCAGTTGGAGCCTAATGCTAGATATGTGATAATGGCTTTAGTTAAGCAAATAACTTCAGAGTATGCACTGACCCCTGAGATCAGCAGAGTAAATAAGAAGGCTGATTACAAAG TAATAGTTCTTTATGATGTGGACAAAGCCACGGAGAACATACAGCACCTAGTTAAATGGATAATGGACTGCTATTCAGATGCTTGCAAACTCATTCTCTGCTGTGAAGATGATGTAGCCATACTTGACTCAGTGAAAAGCCGCAGCAAAGTTTTTGAAGTTGCAGCTCCTGTAACTCATGAA ATCATGGAAGTTCTTATTCAGATAGCAAGAAAGGAAGATTTTGAACTACCAATGGGGTTTGCTGCTAAGATAGCCGCCAAGTCAAAGCAAAACCTGCGAAGAGCAATTATGGCTCTTGAAGCCTGCAAAGCACACAA CTATCCTTTTGCTGAAGACCAACCAATTTCAATAGGATGGGAAGAAGTAGTAACAGAAGTTGCAGCAGAAATTCTCGCTGATCCCAACCAAACAAG GTTATTTTCTGTTCGAAGGAAGTTCCAAAAACTTTTGGTGGAGTTTGTTCATCCAAAACTTATTCTCCTG AAACTAGTTGAAGAATTCATTAAGAGAGTTGATGCTGGTATAAGAAGGGAAATTCATTACTGGCATGCTTATTAT GAGAAAAGGCTCCCTCTTGGAACGACTGCTTTGTTAAAATTAGAAG AATTTGTGGCCAAATTTATGAGCATATACAGGAAAAACTTAAGCACCCGTCAGCAGTTTTTATAA